A stretch of Kyrpidia spormannii DNA encodes these proteins:
- a CDS encoding glucose 1-dehydrogenase: MKLQGKTALITGAGSGMGRAMAALFAAEGAAVAVVDVVEDRVREVVESIQNQGAQVIGITADVSKQEEIDRMVETATGRFGRLDILCNNAGVMDGFHPVGEVSDELWDRVMGINLEGPFRTCRLVVPMMVKQGGGVIVNTASVGGLFGGRAGTAYTVSKHGLIGLTKSIAWYYHDQGIRCNAICPGGIETAIGAGPNPSEIGFSYVQRGLATSPPPGSPEDVAHLALFLVSDDSKYINGATVVIDGGWTTY, from the coding sequence ATGAAACTGCAGGGGAAAACCGCGCTGATCACGGGAGCTGGGTCGGGGATGGGCCGGGCGATGGCGGCACTCTTTGCTGCGGAAGGAGCGGCGGTGGCGGTGGTGGACGTGGTGGAGGACCGGGTGCGGGAAGTGGTGGAATCGATCCAGAATCAGGGTGCACAGGTGATCGGGATCACCGCGGATGTATCCAAGCAGGAAGAGATCGACCGCATGGTCGAGACCGCTACCGGTCGCTTTGGACGACTGGATATCCTATGTAACAACGCCGGGGTCATGGATGGCTTTCATCCCGTCGGCGAGGTGAGCGATGAACTATGGGATCGGGTGATGGGCATTAATCTGGAGGGGCCCTTTCGAACCTGTCGCTTGGTGGTGCCGATGATGGTCAAGCAGGGCGGAGGCGTCATCGTCAACACCGCTTCAGTAGGTGGGCTGTTCGGTGGCCGGGCCGGGACGGCCTATACCGTCTCTAAACACGGGCTGATCGGACTTACGAAAAGTATCGCCTGGTACTATCACGATCAAGGGATCCGATGTAATGCGATTTGTCCGGGGGGCATTGAGACGGCCATCGGAGCGGGGCCCAACCCCAGCGAGATCGGATTTTCCTATGTGCAACGCGGTCTCGCGACGTCCCCGCCGCCCGGATCTCCTGAAGATGTGGCCCATCTCGCCCTTTTTCTGGTGTCCGACGATTCCAAGTATATCAACGGGGCGACAGTGGTGATCGACGGCGGATGGACGACCTATTGA
- a CDS encoding MBL fold metallo-hydrolase, whose translation MVFSISTDELYRRIEQGEPIFILDVRNTDEYSNWKIEGRNVQSINVPYFDFMEDEDKAVSQVPKDKDLVVICAHQGSSAYVADVLDRRGYRAVYVQGGMAAWGNTYHVVPVVEEPDWTLLQINRVGKGCLSYFMFSKGEAVVVEPLRNVNLYTELAEKYGVTIRHILDSHMHADHISTGPELAARTGATYYLNSSEGSKVRFEPLEKYEKLQSGNIEVEVLVVKTPGHTPGSLSFFVNQKYLLSGDTIFVGGLGRPDLGGKAREWAEDLYDTVFGKVAALADDVIVLPSHYASFAELNDKGVVADTLGNIRSRNEIMHLADRQRFIETVVESDSALKPPNYLDVLAINRGDFQVDAARADELEMGPNRCAAHHAAAS comes from the coding sequence ATGGTTTTCTCCATCAGCACCGATGAATTGTATCGACGAATCGAACAGGGAGAACCGATATTTATCCTGGATGTTCGGAATACTGATGAATATTCAAACTGGAAAATCGAAGGTCGCAATGTACAATCCATCAATGTTCCCTACTTTGACTTCATGGAAGATGAAGACAAAGCGGTCTCCCAGGTTCCAAAGGACAAGGATCTCGTGGTGATCTGCGCTCATCAAGGATCCTCCGCCTATGTGGCGGACGTCCTCGACCGCCGGGGATACCGGGCTGTATACGTGCAGGGAGGCATGGCGGCCTGGGGGAATACCTATCACGTCGTGCCGGTGGTGGAAGAACCGGATTGGACACTTTTGCAGATTAATCGGGTTGGCAAAGGCTGTCTGTCCTATTTCATGTTCTCGAAAGGCGAGGCGGTGGTGGTGGAGCCACTGCGCAATGTTAATCTTTACACCGAGTTGGCAGAGAAATACGGAGTAACGATCCGGCATATTCTGGATTCCCATATGCACGCCGATCACATTTCCACCGGCCCGGAGCTGGCGGCTCGAACCGGGGCGACGTATTACCTGAACTCTTCCGAAGGCTCGAAGGTCCGTTTTGAGCCCCTCGAGAAATATGAAAAATTGCAATCCGGAAATATCGAAGTGGAGGTCTTGGTGGTGAAAACGCCGGGGCACACCCCGGGAAGCCTCTCCTTCTTTGTCAACCAGAAATATCTCCTGTCCGGGGATACGATCTTTGTCGGCGGACTCGGGCGGCCAGATTTGGGCGGCAAGGCCCGGGAATGGGCGGAAGATCTTTATGATACGGTATTCGGCAAGGTGGCGGCGCTTGCCGATGATGTGATCGTCTTGCCTTCCCATTACGCGAGCTTTGCCGAACTGAACGACAAAGGGGTCGTGGCCGACACCCTCGGCAATATCCGGAGCCGAAACGAAATTATGCACTTGGCCGACCGCCAGCGTTTCATTGAAACGGTGGTGGAGTCGGACAGTGCCCTGAAACCGCCGAATTATCTGGACGTCCTCGCCATTAACCGGGGGGACTTCCAGGTTGACGCGGCCCGGGCCGACGAACTGGAGATGGGTCCCAATCGGTGTGCAGCTCATCACGCCGCCGCTTCTTGA
- a CDS encoding NAD(P)/FAD-dependent oxidoreductase, with the protein MKEVVIVGGGTAGTMLANRLARDAAPEIAGGELRVTVISNKEDHLYQPGLLYIPFRLKKPEELMRKVKDVLHPSVRLIFGEAVHIDAERKVVTTDGGQRFPYDYAVIATGSHPQPDQIPGLLEAGHIFYTVDGALKLQQAMDTFRGGKVVIAVGLPHKCPVAPLEFTMMFEDWARKKGIRDKTDITYCYPLARPYGTESVANMAQREFESRGVHIETFFLMEEVDTKKKELVSIDGRRIPFDLLVVIPPHKGSTFSQKSGFSDEEGWMPTDRNRLNLADQADIFVIGDATNLPISKAGSVAHFESEILAANLVDRIRGGPGERLYHGKVFCFIETGLDKATYIAFDYANPPSPVTPSKPVHWAKLSYNNMHWVNLQGIM; encoded by the coding sequence ATGAAAGAGGTTGTTATCGTGGGCGGTGGCACTGCGGGAACGATGCTCGCCAACCGCTTAGCCCGGGATGCGGCCCCGGAGATTGCCGGCGGAGAACTTCGGGTCACGGTCATCAGCAACAAAGAAGATCACCTGTATCAACCGGGCCTGCTGTATATCCCGTTCCGTTTGAAAAAGCCGGAAGAACTCATGCGCAAAGTCAAAGATGTCTTGCATCCCTCGGTGAGGCTGATTTTTGGCGAGGCGGTGCACATCGACGCGGAGCGCAAAGTGGTCACCACCGACGGAGGACAACGCTTTCCCTATGATTACGCCGTCATCGCCACCGGGTCTCATCCTCAGCCCGACCAGATTCCAGGGCTGCTGGAGGCGGGACACATTTTCTATACGGTGGACGGAGCACTGAAGCTTCAACAGGCCATGGACACCTTCCGGGGCGGGAAAGTGGTCATTGCAGTCGGACTGCCGCACAAGTGCCCGGTGGCACCCCTGGAGTTCACGATGATGTTCGAAGACTGGGCCCGGAAAAAAGGAATCCGTGACAAAACGGACATTACCTACTGTTATCCCCTCGCCCGACCCTATGGCACCGAGTCGGTGGCGAACATGGCCCAGCGGGAGTTTGAGTCCCGAGGCGTGCATATCGAGACCTTCTTCCTGATGGAGGAGGTCGACACGAAGAAAAAGGAACTCGTCTCCATCGACGGACGGCGCATCCCCTTCGACTTGTTGGTTGTCATCCCGCCTCATAAAGGGTCGACTTTCTCCCAGAAGAGCGGGTTCTCCGATGAGGAAGGCTGGATGCCCACCGATCGCAATCGTCTGAATCTGGCGGATCAGGCGGACATTTTCGTCATCGGTGACGCCACCAACTTGCCCATTTCGAAAGCAGGGTCTGTGGCCCATTTCGAATCGGAGATTCTGGCCGCCAATCTGGTGGACCGGATCCGGGGCGGACCCGGTGAACGGCTGTACCACGGTAAAGTGTTCTGCTTCATCGAGACCGGCCTGGATAAGGCCACCTATATCGCCTTTGATTATGCCAACCCGCCCAGCCCGGTCACACCGTCGAAACCTGTTCATTGGGCGAAATTGTCGTACAATAATATGCATTGGGTCAACCTGCAGGGGATTATGTGA
- a CDS encoding NmrA family NAD(P)-binding protein: MEHQFAFLIHPFDRRDITRKLPALAALPDPTLDRLLRHLPPLLVDRIDGVTGAQGVKTSGWLVGTPLTSQQLLELPWPVVYRKLLAAGKKAVRLGAKVLGLGAFTAVAGDAGVSLARRLPIAVTTGNSYTVAIALKAADVGARWMGWDPDRAGWVVMGATGGVGRVSVEILASRGRKVFAHVRDDRKAGEFLEYFRQRGLEGRIEMDHDVRRILSQAPLVITCSSALEAVVQPQDLLPGAVVCDVARPRDVSRQVADHRPDVLVIDGGLVKVPGGYPGTLDLGLPADTVYACMAETMVLAMEGRLEHFSLGRNLTADRVREIAELAKKHGFELAAFRSFERALTREAVERIRREADFRRGEAAPGPGADGRLTGDRPDPVGV, from the coding sequence ATGGAACATCAATTCGCTTTCTTGATTCACCCCTTTGATCGCCGGGACATCACGCGCAAACTTCCTGCCCTGGCCGCTTTGCCCGACCCGACCCTGGACCGGTTACTGCGTCACCTGCCGCCATTACTCGTCGATCGCATCGATGGGGTGACGGGGGCGCAAGGAGTGAAGACGTCGGGGTGGCTTGTGGGCACACCGTTGACCTCCCAGCAACTTTTGGAGCTGCCTTGGCCCGTGGTCTACCGAAAACTCCTTGCGGCCGGGAAAAAGGCGGTCCGACTGGGCGCCAAAGTGTTGGGGTTGGGGGCGTTCACCGCCGTCGCCGGGGACGCCGGGGTCAGTTTAGCCCGCAGACTGCCCATCGCGGTGACGACCGGGAATTCCTACACCGTGGCCATAGCGTTGAAAGCGGCGGACGTGGGGGCGCGGTGGATGGGCTGGGATCCGGACAGGGCGGGGTGGGTGGTGATGGGTGCCACGGGGGGCGTGGGGAGGGTGTCGGTGGAGATCCTTGCCTCCCGGGGTCGGAAGGTGTTCGCCCATGTGCGGGACGATCGCAAGGCGGGCGAGTTTCTGGAGTATTTTCGCCAACGGGGTTTGGAGGGCAGAATTGAGATGGATCATGATGTGCGCCGCATCCTATCCCAGGCGCCGCTGGTGATCACCTGTTCCAGCGCGTTGGAAGCGGTGGTTCAGCCCCAGGATCTGCTTCCGGGTGCGGTGGTTTGCGACGTGGCCCGTCCCAGGGACGTTTCCCGTCAAGTGGCCGATCATCGCCCGGATGTACTCGTGATCGACGGAGGTTTGGTCAAAGTGCCGGGCGGCTACCCGGGGACTTTGGACCTGGGTTTGCCGGCGGATACAGTGTACGCATGCATGGCGGAAACCATGGTCTTGGCCATGGAGGGTCGGCTGGAACACTTTTCTTTGGGCAGAAACCTCACCGCCGACCGGGTTCGGGAGATTGCTGAACTTGCCAAAAAGCACGGGTTTGAGCTCGCCGCTTTTCGAAGTTTTGAGCGTGCCCTGACCCGGGAGGCGGTGGAGAGAATCCGGCGGGAGGCGGACTTCCGTCGGGGCGAGGCTGCCCCGGGACCGGGCGCGGATGGGCGTTTGACCGGGGATCGGCCTGATCCTGTGGGGGTCTAG
- the acsA gene encoding acetate--CoA ligase, whose protein sequence is MDKPLDHNERIPVVKGNFNLKDYEEARRTFRWEDVEPRFTWHRTGKVNAAYECIDRHVDEGRGDKVALLYSDAQRNESYTFRQLRDLSNRFGNALRKLGVKKGDRVFIFMSRSPELYVAFLGALKVGAIVGPLFEAFMEAAVRDRLQDSQAKVVVTNERLKGRIPIQDLSHLEHVVVQGLTGTPGPKEQSFEALMEEASQELAIEWVDREDGLVLHYTSGSTGKPKGVLHVHNAMIQHYITGLWVLDLHPEDIYWCTADPGWVTGTSYGIFAPWLNGVTNVVRGGRFSQEDWYKTLQDHRVTVWYTAPTALRMLMGAGEELVRQYDLSSVRHILSVGEPLNPEVVRWGLKVYGRRIHDTWWMTETGAQLICNYPCMDIKPGSMGKPFPGIDAAIVDDEGRELPPYQMGNLAIRRGWPSMMRAIWNNPAKYQEYFRLEGWYISGDSAYRDEDGYFWFQGRVDDVINTSGERVGPFEVESKLVEHPAVAEAGVIGKPDPVRGEIIKAFIALRQGYEPSEELKQEIRDFVKNGLAAHAAPREIEFRDKLPKTRSGKIMRRVLKAWELGLPTGDLSTMED, encoded by the coding sequence ATGGATAAACCTTTGGATCACAACGAACGCATCCCGGTAGTTAAAGGTAATTTTAATCTCAAAGACTACGAAGAAGCCCGGCGCACATTTCGATGGGAAGACGTAGAACCCCGGTTCACGTGGCACCGGACGGGAAAGGTGAATGCTGCTTACGAATGCATCGATCGCCACGTCGACGAGGGACGAGGCGACAAAGTGGCGCTTTTGTACAGTGATGCCCAGCGAAACGAATCCTACACCTTTCGCCAGCTGAGGGATTTGTCCAACCGGTTTGGCAATGCCCTCCGAAAGCTTGGGGTTAAAAAGGGCGATCGGGTGTTTATTTTCATGTCGCGAAGCCCTGAGCTCTATGTGGCTTTTCTCGGGGCATTGAAGGTGGGGGCGATTGTCGGTCCGCTGTTCGAGGCCTTTATGGAAGCGGCGGTTCGGGATCGCCTGCAGGACAGTCAGGCAAAAGTGGTGGTTACGAACGAACGTTTAAAAGGTCGGATTCCGATTCAAGATCTGTCTCACCTCGAGCACGTGGTGGTGCAAGGACTCACGGGGACCCCGGGTCCCAAGGAGCAATCGTTTGAAGCGCTGATGGAGGAGGCTTCCCAGGAACTGGCCATCGAGTGGGTGGACCGGGAGGACGGGTTAGTTCTTCACTATACGTCCGGTTCCACGGGTAAACCAAAGGGTGTGCTCCACGTCCATAATGCGATGATTCAACACTATATCACGGGACTGTGGGTTCTCGATCTGCACCCCGAGGACATCTATTGGTGTACGGCGGACCCTGGGTGGGTGACCGGAACCTCGTATGGGATTTTCGCCCCGTGGCTCAACGGCGTGACCAACGTGGTGCGAGGGGGTCGGTTCAGTCAAGAAGATTGGTATAAAACTCTTCAAGATCATCGGGTGACTGTGTGGTACACGGCCCCCACCGCTTTGCGCATGCTCATGGGAGCGGGGGAGGAGTTGGTCCGGCAGTATGATCTGTCGTCGGTGCGTCACATTCTGTCTGTGGGTGAGCCGCTGAACCCCGAGGTCGTCAGGTGGGGATTGAAGGTCTATGGCCGCCGGATTCACGACACCTGGTGGATGACCGAAACGGGGGCTCAATTGATCTGTAACTATCCGTGCATGGATATAAAGCCGGGATCGATGGGCAAACCGTTTCCGGGAATCGACGCGGCCATTGTGGATGACGAAGGTCGGGAACTCCCTCCGTACCAGATGGGGAACTTGGCCATTCGCCGGGGATGGCCCTCCATGATGCGGGCGATCTGGAATAACCCGGCGAAGTATCAGGAGTATTTTCGCTTAGAAGGCTGGTACATCTCGGGGGATTCGGCTTACCGGGATGAAGACGGATATTTTTGGTTCCAGGGGCGGGTCGACGATGTGATCAACACCTCCGGGGAGCGGGTCGGTCCCTTTGAAGTAGAGAGCAAATTGGTGGAACACCCTGCGGTGGCGGAAGCCGGGGTGATCGGGAAACCCGATCCTGTGCGGGGTGAGATCATCAAGGCGTTTATCGCGCTGCGCCAGGGATATGAGCCCTCCGAGGAACTCAAGCAGGAAATCCGGGACTTTGTGAAAAATGGCCTGGCTGCTCACGCGGCGCCGAGGGAAATCGAGTTCCGGGACAAACTTCCCAAGACCCGGAGCGGAAAGATCATGCGCCGGGTGCTGAAGGCGTGGGAGCTGGGTCTGCCCACCGGAGACCTCTCGACGATGGAAGACTGA
- a CDS encoding Hsp20/alpha crystallin family protein, producing the protein MWPPMRWMGSQFPWTILSSSFPEMPGYEMSDRGKTIELIVQTPTWCDPDAVEIRVEPEMVYLQARTYNQVERDQPPLFHRRTQSWSHRIHLPHPVIPSLTQRRSEGRTVHLLLHKAP; encoded by the coding sequence ATGTGGCCGCCCATGCGCTGGATGGGCTCCCAGTTCCCATGGACAATTCTAAGCTCGTCTTTTCCGGAAATGCCGGGCTACGAGATGTCCGATCGTGGAAAAACCATCGAACTGATTGTGCAAACTCCCACCTGGTGTGACCCGGATGCAGTCGAAATCCGGGTGGAACCGGAGATGGTGTATCTTCAGGCGCGAACATATAACCAGGTGGAACGGGATCAGCCCCCTCTCTTTCATCGTCGGACCCAGAGTTGGAGCCACCGGATCCACCTTCCCCATCCGGTGATTCCTTCGCTCACACAGCGCCGTTCTGAAGGTCGCACCGTGCATCTGCTCCTGCACAAAGCCCCGTGA
- a CDS encoding methyl-accepting chemotaxis protein translates to MSSALDAVLRSAPLIQRLFLEPCTVVVTDTERITAVYEHPRVPMPLQPGEALGAHRNTVTYQALQARQRVVDRRSKEKFGYSYYAVAEPILEESGEMVGIITVIVLTERQDILQGHAQELSALVEQLSANADSLSRTASEVAAANTDISNNAMVAQERIQVTSSVLGFIHEVAAQSNLLGLNAAIEAARAGEQGRGFAVVADEIRRLAQRSQSASKDIEGKLSDIQQAVERMIADIQMSTRHTQEQAAAVQELAASLGQIARSAETLARLSTLEEAD, encoded by the coding sequence ATGTCTTCTGCGCTTGATGCTGTTTTACGGTCAGCACCGCTGATTCAGCGTCTTTTTCTTGAACCTTGCACCGTGGTGGTCACCGACACGGAACGGATAACCGCTGTCTACGAGCACCCGAGGGTTCCGATGCCGCTCCAGCCCGGCGAAGCCCTCGGCGCCCATCGCAACACCGTCACTTACCAAGCTTTGCAGGCTCGACAACGGGTCGTCGATCGGCGTTCTAAGGAAAAATTCGGCTACTCCTACTACGCCGTGGCCGAGCCGATCCTCGAGGAATCTGGAGAAATGGTGGGGATTATCACCGTCATCGTATTGACGGAGCGGCAGGATATTCTTCAGGGACACGCCCAGGAGCTGTCGGCGTTAGTCGAGCAACTGTCGGCGAACGCCGATTCCCTATCCCGGACCGCCAGCGAGGTGGCCGCAGCCAACACAGATATCAGCAACAACGCCATGGTCGCCCAGGAACGAATCCAAGTCACCTCCTCCGTTCTTGGATTCATCCACGAAGTCGCCGCCCAGTCCAATCTCCTTGGTCTCAATGCCGCCATCGAGGCGGCCCGGGCGGGAGAACAGGGCCGGGGATTCGCCGTGGTCGCCGATGAGATCCGGCGCCTCGCCCAGCGCAGTCAGTCCGCCTCCAAAGATATCGAAGGGAAGCTTTCTGACATCCAACAGGCCGTGGAGCGGATGATCGCGGATATCCAGATGTCCACCCGCCACACCCAAGAGCAGGCGGCGGCGGTGCAGGAGCTGGCCGCCTCCCTTGGGCAGATCGCCCGCTCCGCCGAAACTCTGGCCCGGCTGTCCACCCTCGAAGAGGCTGATTAA
- a CDS encoding DUF1641 domain-containing protein, which yields MEAQLDQPNRSLAELQLTEDRVAAVEGLLAKLGTLDTALTLAHMAADAMTDETIDHMTEKLEKASVLLDVLSDSRLPGLLDKLLAASESLGRLLDRIVQMEKNGSLNKLLDLAETAGILTDAMTEPTLELVTQKMLRGVETLDRVETALNLAMAEDARTPAARIGAMGLLGMLKEPEMQTGIRVLRLFLKHWFGTSSKG from the coding sequence GTGGAAGCGCAACTGGATCAGCCAAACCGCTCCCTGGCCGAACTCCAACTGACCGAAGACCGCGTGGCAGCCGTCGAAGGGCTGTTGGCCAAACTAGGCACCCTGGATACGGCGTTAACCCTGGCCCATATGGCGGCGGACGCCATGACCGATGAAACCATCGATCACATGACCGAGAAGTTGGAAAAGGCGTCAGTGTTACTCGACGTCCTATCCGATTCCCGCCTCCCGGGACTGCTGGACAAACTCCTGGCAGCCTCGGAATCCCTGGGAAGACTGCTGGACCGCATCGTGCAGATGGAGAAAAACGGTTCCCTCAACAAGCTGCTCGACTTGGCAGAGACGGCGGGAATTCTCACCGACGCCATGACCGAACCGACCTTGGAGTTGGTCACTCAGAAAATGCTACGAGGGGTAGAAACTCTGGACCGGGTGGAAACGGCCCTGAACCTGGCAATGGCCGAGGACGCCCGGACTCCGGCGGCCCGAATCGGCGCCATGGGCCTTTTGGGGATGCTGAAAGAGCCGGAGATGCAAACGGGAATTCGGGTGCTGCGTTTGTTCCTCAAGCACTGGTTTGGAACCTCATCTAAAGGATAA
- a CDS encoding type II toxin-antitoxin system RatA family toxin has protein sequence MPVVQVRESFAGPWHEVFDWVANFERYPEFVPDLTKVVVLERGEDWTISRWEAKIGGTPLGWTERDVWVREKEGGRIVFEQLEGDLKRFSGHWKVACEGLGSTAEFRCEFEIGLPGLAIMLHPVAGLKLRQSMAGLLRNLKIRVEAAEDGTSIRFLDSPL, from the coding sequence ATGCCGGTGGTTCAGGTGAGGGAGTCGTTCGCAGGGCCTTGGCATGAGGTTTTTGACTGGGTGGCGAATTTTGAGCGATACCCCGAATTTGTCCCGGATTTGACCAAAGTGGTGGTCTTGGAACGGGGTGAAGATTGGACCATCAGTCGATGGGAGGCGAAGATTGGAGGGACTCCCCTCGGGTGGACGGAGAGGGATGTGTGGGTGAGGGAGAAAGAGGGCGGGCGCATCGTTTTTGAACAATTGGAAGGGGATTTGAAACGCTTTTCCGGCCACTGGAAAGTGGCTTGTGAGGGCTTAGGATCGACGGCCGAGTTTCGATGTGAATTCGAGATCGGCCTTCCCGGACTTGCGATTATGCTTCACCCCGTAGCCGGACTGAAACTCCGGCAAAGCATGGCAGGGCTGCTTCGGAATCTGAAAATCCGTGTGGAGGCCGCAGAAGATGGAACATCAATTCGCTTTCTTGATTCACCCCTTTGA
- a CDS encoding aspartate aminotransferase family protein, with amino-acid sequence MASPVAVKDLYDSYINPGMAKLHHLMGLSAGELRGEGSLVYDEDGRRYIDCVSGYGSLPFGHRPGPVLEAVRRQMDRMALSSKVMPGRPVGELAEALAGWTPGDLQYSFFCNSGAEAVEGALKLARAVTGRPGFVAAEGGFHGKTFGALSVSGRQRYRAPFHPLLPGVTLVPFGDVEALKRAVSQETAAVILEPIQGEGGVHPAPRGYLTAAREICNRAGALLILDEVQTGLGRTGMPFAAERDGVVPDVMCLAKALGGGVMPIGCFIARPEAARAFWEDPLIHTSTFGGNPLAAAAGLATLDWLQREDLPGAAAETGRWLKGEFEEMAKRYPGWIREVRGEGLLLGVEFVDEARGGLVMSGLVEKGVLTAFTLNEYRVVRVEPSLTIDRGLLIQVLEAWDAVLGYWYGQLDPGELEATGWEPDRQVLGPDSESGGESRETARNAGKEGDGNAGGSGEGVVRRALA; translated from the coding sequence ATGGCGAGCCCCGTGGCTGTAAAGGACCTGTATGATTCGTATATCAATCCCGGCATGGCGAAGTTGCACCATTTAATGGGGTTGTCCGCCGGGGAGCTCCGTGGGGAGGGAAGTCTCGTGTATGACGAGGACGGGAGGCGTTATATAGACTGCGTGTCTGGATATGGATCATTGCCCTTCGGACACCGTCCGGGCCCGGTGTTGGAAGCGGTGCGCCGGCAGATGGACCGGATGGCCCTCTCGTCGAAAGTCATGCCCGGCCGTCCGGTGGGAGAGTTGGCCGAGGCCCTAGCTGGGTGGACTCCCGGGGATTTGCAGTACAGCTTTTTTTGTAACAGTGGTGCGGAGGCGGTGGAAGGGGCTCTAAAATTGGCCCGGGCAGTGACGGGGCGTCCGGGGTTTGTCGCGGCGGAAGGGGGGTTTCATGGGAAAACCTTTGGGGCGCTTTCGGTGTCCGGCCGGCAGCGGTATCGAGCCCCCTTTCATCCTTTGCTTCCCGGTGTGACGTTGGTGCCGTTCGGGGATGTGGAGGCGCTAAAAAGGGCGGTGTCCCAGGAGACGGCCGCGGTGATCCTTGAGCCGATTCAAGGGGAGGGCGGGGTCCATCCGGCGCCCCGGGGCTACCTGACGGCCGCCAGGGAGATCTGCAACCGCGCCGGGGCACTGTTGATCCTGGACGAGGTGCAGACGGGTCTCGGGAGAACGGGGATGCCGTTTGCGGCGGAACGGGATGGCGTGGTCCCCGATGTGATGTGTCTGGCCAAGGCCCTCGGGGGTGGGGTGATGCCCATTGGCTGTTTCATCGCCAGGCCGGAGGCGGCCCGTGCTTTCTGGGAAGATCCTTTGATTCATACTTCCACCTTTGGGGGGAATCCCCTGGCAGCTGCGGCGGGACTTGCGACCCTGGATTGGCTGCAACGGGAGGATCTGCCCGGGGCGGCGGCAGAAACGGGACGATGGCTCAAAGGCGAGTTTGAGGAGATGGCCAAACGGTATCCGGGCTGGATCCGCGAGGTGCGCGGAGAAGGACTTTTGCTCGGCGTTGAATTTGTCGATGAGGCCCGGGGAGGACTCGTCATGAGCGGGTTGGTGGAGAAGGGTGTTCTCACGGCGTTTACCTTGAATGAGTACCGGGTGGTTCGGGTGGAGCCATCTTTGACGATTGATCGCGGCTTGTTGATCCAGGTGCTGGAAGCGTGGGATGCGGTGCTCGGCTATTGGTACGGGCAGCTAGACCCAGGGGAACTTGAAGCGACGGGGTGGGAACCCGATCGGCAGGTCCTTGGCCCGGACTCGGAAAGTGGAGGCGAATCAAGAGAGACGGCTCGAAACGCGGGGAAGGAGGGGGATGGAAATGCCGGTGGTTCAGGTGAGGGAGTCGTTCGCAGGGCCTTGGCATGA
- a CDS encoding sulfurtransferase TusA family protein, giving the protein MAQQAVVIDARGAFCPGPLMELIKKSKHTTSGEVVELWSNDKGSLKDVPQWAEKMGHTFLGSEEVNDPTGTYWRIRVQMK; this is encoded by the coding sequence ATGGCGCAGCAAGCAGTTGTAATCGATGCCCGAGGGGCGTTTTGTCCCGGACCGTTGATGGAGTTAATCAAGAAATCGAAACACACCACCTCCGGTGAAGTGGTGGAGTTGTGGAGCAATGACAAGGGATCCCTCAAAGACGTACCGCAGTGGGCAGAAAAGATGGGGCACACATTTTTGGGAAGTGAAGAGGTGAACGACCCGACGGGCACTTACTGGCGCATTCGAGTCCAGATGAAGTAG